One genomic window of Planctomycetia bacterium includes the following:
- a CDS encoding B12-binding domain-containing protein, with protein sequence MTPLTPKQVARAIGVSESSLKRWCDRGVIATVRTAGGHRRIDVAALLAFLRESGHPVVRPEVIGLPAAIGSGQRTWERSRARLVEALIAGDEALARQVVFDLFVSGQSIASLADQLFHPAMKEIGDRWDCGSAEVYQERRACEICSRVLFELRGAIAEPAPDAPLAMGGTPSGDPYRLPTAIVELVLREAGWRAVSLGSSLPFETLTAAVAKHQPRMVWLSVSYLEDAATFIAGYQRFYESLAPRPAIALGGAALTEAVRKELTYAAHCDNMRQLVSFVESLGMASSATAPLRLHDQGDVA encoded by the coding sequence TTGACGCCGTTGACCCCCAAGCAGGTTGCTCGCGCCATTGGTGTGAGCGAATCCTCGCTCAAGCGCTGGTGCGATCGCGGAGTGATCGCCACGGTACGGACCGCCGGGGGCCATCGACGGATTGACGTGGCGGCGTTGTTGGCCTTTCTGCGTGAGTCGGGGCATCCGGTGGTGCGGCCCGAGGTGATTGGACTGCCCGCGGCCATCGGTTCCGGGCAGCGCACCTGGGAGCGCTCGCGGGCGCGCCTGGTGGAAGCGCTGATTGCGGGCGACGAAGCGTTGGCTCGGCAAGTGGTGTTCGACTTGTTTGTGTCCGGGCAATCGATCGCCAGCTTGGCGGATCAGTTGTTCCATCCCGCCATGAAGGAGATTGGTGATCGCTGGGATTGCGGGTCGGCCGAGGTCTATCAAGAACGGCGCGCTTGCGAGATTTGCAGTCGCGTGTTGTTCGAATTGCGCGGCGCTATCGCCGAGCCGGCGCCCGATGCGCCGCTCGCGATGGGCGGTACGCCAAGCGGCGACCCCTATCGGCTACCGACGGCGATCGTGGAGTTAGTCCTGCGCGAGGCCGGATGGCGCGCCGTGTCGCTGGGGTCCTCGCTGCCGTTCGAAACACTTACTGCCGCCGTGGCGAAGCATCAACCTCGAATGGTGTGGCTCAGTGTTTCGTACTTGGAGGACGCCGCGACGTTTATTGCAGGTTATCAGCGCTTTTACGAATCGCTCGCCCCGCGCCCGGCGATTGCGTTGGGCGGCGCGGCGCTGACCGAAGCGGTTCGCAAAGAACTCACTTATGCCGCCCACTGCGACAACATGCGTCAGCTGGTAAGCTTCGTCGAATCGCTGGGGATGGCTTCATCGGCGACGGCGCCGCTCCGCTTACATGATCAAGGCGATGTCGCTTAA